GATAGGCGTGTTCGTTGCAGACGAAATGCTGGATGGCGTCCGTCACGGCGGTTCCCAGCCGTGAGGCGTACCATTTGAGTTCTTCCTCCGAGATCGTCCGCCCTTTCCGTAGTGCGTCGAACTCGATGATGGCAAAGAAATTGTGAATGAAAGATTTCAACCCGCTGTTTTCGCGCTTGTCGTTCTGGATGAGATCCGCAATCATCGCTTCTTCCGGCGACAATCCGTCCACCAGCCGCATGCCGTAGAGATCTGTGATCAATTGCTTCTGTCGAGCAACGAACGCCATTCGCTCGGATTGGGACGAGGAGAACTCATCGACAACGTCATCGGCCCAACGAAAATAGGCATAGGCCTTCAGACAGTCGTCCGCCAGGGTTTTGTCCGCCAGAAAGCATGCCGTGTAATAGGATTGTTTGCTGCTTTTCCGCGTTATCGAATGTGCGAGCTGTGCGGTGTCAACCAACGTGACCTTCCTTTCCCGATTTTCCTCAATGTCGTGCGATACCGGCTAGAAACCTGAACGAAGTTGGTACTGGCCCTAACCTGCTTGTATTGCCGCGGCGATGTTGTGCTCATCAGCGATGCGCCTGACGACCAGGTCTGCCGACACGAGGACAGTGGGCATGCCGGTTCCCGGATGGGTGCTGGCGCCAACGAAATAGAGATTGTTGTATTCGTCGTGTTTGTTGTGTGGGCGCATGTAGCCCATCTGGAAAAGATCGTGGCTCAAACCGTGCGTCGACCCTTTGGTGAGATTGAGCTGGGTGCGCCAATCCTTGGGCGTCAACAACTTCTCGAATTTGATATGCGCTTCCAGGTCTTCGATCCCTACTCCAGCCAGTCGCTGCAGCACGGCTGAGCGCATTTTCTCGGCGACGATCTCCCAGTCGAGCGGCGCGTCGTCGCTCAGGTGCGCCAGGGGCAGCGCCACGGATAAAGATTCTTGTCCCTCCGGCGCTATGGACGGATCGGTGTACGCGGGTGCGTGAACGTAAAAATGTGGATTCTCGGGAACCGTACCGGGTGCGAACATGGCTTCAAAGCCGCTGCGAATGTCCTCGGCGATAAAGAGATTGTGCAAACCGAGCTGCGGGTAGCGCTTATCCACGCCCCAGAAAAAGAGTAGCCCCGAACAGCCGTGTTCACGGTTCTCGAGACGTTCTCCAAGTTTTCGATCCGGCAAGAGATGGCTGTAGACGTAGGGCAGATCTGCGTTGGCGATGACGATGTCCGCCGGAAGCTGCCTGCCTCCGGCCAGTGTTACACCGGTCGCACTGCGGCAGTTGACTTCGATCCTCTCAACGGGTGTGTTGAGCATGAAGTTAACCCCGTGCGTTTCGGCGATCTTGTGCAGCGCCTCGACAACGGCGTTCATGCCGCCCATGGGATACCAGACGCCCTCGGCAAATTCGGTGTACTGCAGCAAGGAGAAGATCGCCGGTGCTTCGTAGGGGTCCAGGCCCATGTATAAATTTTGAAACGTGAAAGCGAGCTTCAGGCGTGGGTCCTTGAAGTAGCGGCCGATGTACGTCTGATGCCGCCTCAACGCCCGCAGCCTCAGCAGCAAGTATAGATTGCGGGGTGTCAGAAAGGACCGCCAGCTGGTGAAGTTGCGCCTGACCAGATATTTTTGGGATTGGTTGTGATGGGCATATGCTTCGGACAAGTAGCGCAAGAATCCGGCGAAGCTCCCCGGCTCGATCGCCTCCAATTGATTTCGCATGTCCACCAAATCGGAAGTCGGTGTCAGTTTCGACCCGTCTCCAAAGTGGATCTGGTAGCTGGGATCGATGCGCCGCAAGTCCAGATGATCTTCGATACGCTCACCCAATGCCGCGAAGGCATCCTCGTAGAGTTTTGGTATGAGATACAGCGTGGGGCCGGTGTCGAAGCGGTGACCATCTCTTTCGATCATTCCACAGCGCCCACCCACACGATCGCATTTTTCAACTCCCGTGACCCGGCAACCCGCCTGCGCCAGGCGGGCCGCCGTGGTGATTCCACCGATGCCCGCTCCTACCACCACGATGTTCGGTTTACTCATTACGCTTGCACTCCAGTGTCATGTTCTCGCAAACCAACTATATGGGAAGTCTGCGGCTTCTGTGTATCCAGGTCGGTGAACGGAATCTCAATTTCCAACAATCGGTGGACCAGCCTACCGGCCTTCTGAATGGCGTCACCCACAAACGAAAACGGCTTTTCTCACCTGCAGATACGGGTGCATTGTAATATTTCCCCGCAGGCTTTCCTTGACGCAACGCTGACATCCATCATGGGGTTCGATGTCAGTTGCCTGGAACGACAACCGACGATGTATTGCCAAAGTTGGCCCGCACATCACCTGCCGAGAAAAGAACTTCCTGTTTTATACGCCTGGCGACGCCCGTTTGAGCCGGTTTTCATCTGTCGACAAGCAGCGCATTTTAACACGAGCCCGTCGTACGGCATCAGGGTCTGTATATTATCTATACGGGGAATTGGTGGACAAGTTGTACGTGGGGGTCAGAATCTCCTCTTCTATTCTTTTTTACCGGCCTCTTTTAACAGCAAGGCCAGCATACCGGCGGCCAGCAGCGCCAGAATCGCACCAAACAGGAAAGGTGCGCCCGCTCCGAATCCGTTCCACTGCCCGATGCCCTGCCACAAGATGCCGGCGATGAGGCTCGCCGGGAAGGCCATCAGGCCGATGGCGGCGTTGTAAACTCCGTAGGCGGTGCCGCGCTGCTCGAACGAAACCAGGTCGGCCACGAATGCCCTTCCGACGCCCTCCGTCAAGCCGTAGTAAACCCCATATGCGGCCATCAAAATCCAGATGTGTAAGTTGGTGCTCGAGCGAGCGAAGCCCAGATAGACCAGGGCGTAGAAAATCCACCCTCCGATCAACAACTTTCGTCGTCCGATGCGATCCGAAAGTGCACCCGCGGGCGTGGAGATCAGCGCATAAACAAAGTTGAACAGGATCATGACGCCCAGCACCGCACTGACGGATAAACCGGCGTTCTGGGCGCGCAAGACCAGGAAGGCGTCCGATGAATTTCCCAGCGTGAAGATCACGATCACCAGCAGAAAGATACGGAAGCGGCGGTCGAAATCGTGGAGTCGGATGCGCGGGGATTGCTTCTTCGCTTCGTCTCTGGCCGACGAGTTTTTCTGCGAGCGCTTTATATCCCGGGCCCCGAATCCAATCACCAGGACCGCCAAAACGGCGGGGATCAGGCTGATCAGCACCACCAACTGGAAGGTAGATCGGGAAAGTTGACTTTGATTTCCCTGCGTCAGAATCACGATTAACAGTGCAATAGCCAATCCCAACACTGCTCCTGCGGTGTCTCCGGCGCGATGCAGCCCAAAAGCCAGGCCGCGCTGCCGCTCATCGATGCTGTCGGCGACCAATGCGTCGCGCGGTGCGGTTCGAACCCCTTTTCCCACACGATCCGCGAATCGCACACCCAACACCCACGGCCAACGATTGGCGAAATACAAGAACGGCTTGGCACAGGTCGATAACGCGTAACCCAACACCGCAAGGCGTTTCCGCTCTCCCAGCCGGTCCGACAGCCAGCCGGAGTACGCCTTGAGCAAACTGGCCGTCGCTTCTGCAATTCCCTCGATCACGCCCACGATGGAGGTGCGCACCCCCAGTACGTTGAAAAGGAAGAGCGGCATCAGGTTGAGCAGCATCTCGGAGGACACATCGTTTAGAAAGCTTGTGGCGGTCATGACCCACACGTTGCGCGGCAATCGTTGAATTACAGTTGTCTTGGTCTTGTTGTTGGTTTCGTCGGTCATCGTGAGTCCTTTGCAATTTCCGAATCAGAGGCTGGAGGAACCGCTCCTCATTCCGGTCTTCTTTTCAATCGCATGTGCTCGCCGATCTGGTCGCTGTGGACCTCGAACTCTTCTGCGCCGAGGCGCATCAAGATCTTCCAGCCGGGCGTCGCGACTTGCTCGCACGTTTCCCCCTCGTCAGGCAAACCCAGGCAGGAATCCGGCCAGGAAGCGGGAATGAATTCGATGACTTCCACGTCTCCGGGAATCACGTCCATGTGCTCTGCGAGAAAGCCGACTGCCGCGGTCACAGCGGGGGGAAATGGCTCGTCGACGGGTGACGACGGCTGCGTGAGCGGATCACCGATCAGTCCGTTGAGAAACACGATCGTCCCGCCGTCCGTGCCGGGGTAGGCCACGATCAAACGTCCGGTCGCCCAGATATTTACCCGATCCGGCCACGGAAAAGGCCGTGCATCGATGCCGCTCCCGTCGACGGCAATACTCGCGGAGATCGCGGTCCGCGCTTCCTGGCTCTCGTACTCGTAGACGTATATCACCGCCGAATCGATTTGAAAGACTTCCGCCGGAACGCCCAGGTCGAAATTCCCTGGTGCCGCCGTCTCTCGCAAGTCAGCCCCGGCATCCTGCAGCGCCTCGATGAAATCCTGCTTGTCCTCGATTTCAACCGAACGGGGTTCGATTTCCTCGGTGCAGGCCGTTAGCAAAAGAATGCCGAGGATAACCAATAACGTCCCCGACCGATAACGATTTTTATTCCCGAACAATGCAGCAGCCCCTCTTCCCGTCAAATTGGAAACCATGTGCAATTTTCCCCCGAAGCTCACCCAAGAGTGTACATCAACGAGAGCATAATTACATAGTGGGATCGAAAATTCATCGACATGTGGCTTAAACGCGTCCCCAGCAGTTGTTGAACCGGATAGATCATCATCTGGATGCCAGTTTTTTTCTCTCCGCACTCGTTTGACGCGCGCCAAATGGGTATAATGGACTCATAGGGATGATTTCCGGGAGGATCGTATGGCAGAAGAGTCGAAATCCTCAGCAGATGAAAAGCAGCGGTGCTGTCCGCCAGAGGCCACGCGCGAACATCTCCGCTCGGCACGCAAGGAAATGCGCGAAGCGTGGAAAACGCTTCTACCGCCCGAATTTATCGAGCACCGCCGTGCGGCAAGGCGCGAATTCCTGATGGCGGCCCGATCGTTGATCGATCACGCCATCGAGCGCATGGATGCAAGAGAAAAAGCGTAAATCGGCTCGAGCCGGGTCGGAACGCAAAACCTGAATTTGCGCCGCTCCCGAATCGGATCGCTACGCGCTGACGAAGATAATCAAACTGCTCACGAGCCCGGTCAGCACTACGATTCCGAAGGCA
This sequence is a window from Anaerolineales bacterium. Protein-coding genes within it:
- a CDS encoding MFS transporter gives rise to the protein MTDETNNKTKTTVIQRLPRNVWVMTATSFLNDVSSEMLLNLMPLFLFNVLGVRTSIVGVIEGIAEATASLLKAYSGWLSDRLGERKRLAVLGYALSTCAKPFLYFANRWPWVLGVRFADRVGKGVRTAPRDALVADSIDERQRGLAFGLHRAGDTAGAVLGLAIALLIVILTQGNQSQLSRSTFQLVVLISLIPAVLAVLVIGFGARDIKRSQKNSSARDEAKKQSPRIRLHDFDRRFRIFLLVIVIFTLGNSSDAFLVLRAQNAGLSVSAVLGVMILFNFVYALISTPAGALSDRIGRRKLLIGGWIFYALVYLGFARSSTNLHIWILMAAYGVYYGLTEGVGRAFVADLVSFEQRGTAYGVYNAAIGLMAFPASLIAGILWQGIGQWNGFGAGAPFLFGAILALLAAGMLALLLKEAGKKE
- the crtI gene encoding phytoene desaturase family protein gives rise to the protein MSKPNIVVVGAGIGGITTAARLAQAGCRVTGVEKCDRVGGRCGMIERDGHRFDTGPTLYLIPKLYEDAFAALGERIEDHLDLRRIDPSYQIHFGDGSKLTPTSDLVDMRNQLEAIEPGSFAGFLRYLSEAYAHHNQSQKYLVRRNFTSWRSFLTPRNLYLLLRLRALRRHQTYIGRYFKDPRLKLAFTFQNLYMGLDPYEAPAIFSLLQYTEFAEGVWYPMGGMNAVVEALHKIAETHGVNFMLNTPVERIEVNCRSATGVTLAGGRQLPADIVIANADLPYVYSHLLPDRKLGERLENREHGCSGLLFFWGVDKRYPQLGLHNLFIAEDIRSGFEAMFAPGTVPENPHFYVHAPAYTDPSIAPEGQESLSVALPLAHLSDDAPLDWEIVAEKMRSAVLQRLAGVGIEDLEAHIKFEKLLTPKDWRTQLNLTKGSTHGLSHDLFQMGYMRPHNKHDEYNNLYFVGASTHPGTGMPTVLVSADLVVRRIADEHNIAAAIQAG